The following coding sequences are from one Nicotiana tabacum cultivar K326 chromosome 1, ASM71507v2, whole genome shotgun sequence window:
- the LOC142164147 gene encoding uncharacterized protein LOC142164147 has product MIWVKGLPFKIAFFMWKVWKAKLPLDDFLKKVGYCMPSKCWCCAHPDEESLQHLFFRSETAKTTWKYFLSRAGIAVEGLTLHQAITKCWTANVCLRLKPALVKLRKPGMDMVPHKWKDLLVMMENFTPKLKVTKVMWEPPSTGWLKVNTDGASRGNPGRSSIGFCIRNENGDIVKSVGREIEETTNTVAEAKAMLEALRFCRLQQYSHVWLQTDSMLLKKIMDGIWKPPWIIFEKVEEMMQLMSGGNYTVTHIHREGNKLADHFG; this is encoded by the exons ATGATATGGGTAAAGGGACTGCcttttaaaatagcatttttCATGTGGAAAGTGTGGAAAGCAAAGTTACCTTTAGATGATTTCTTGAAAAAGGTAGGCTACTGCATGCCATCAAAATGTTGGTGTTGTGCACATCCTGATGAGGAATCTCTTCAGCATTTGTTTTTTAGATCAGAAACTGCAAAGACAACTTGGAAGTATTTTCTATCGAGGGCAGGAATAGCTGTGGAAGGACTTACACTACACCAAGCAATCACAAAATGTTGGACTGCAAATGTTTGCTTAAGGCTTAAACCG GCATTGGTGAAATTGAGAAAGCCAGGGATGGACATGGTACCTCACAAATGGAAAGACCTTCTAGTCATGATGGAAAATTTCACTCCTAAACTTAAAGTTACCAAAGTCATGTGGGAACCACCAAGTACAGGATGGCTAAAGGTTAATACAGACGGGGCATCGAGGGGAAATCCAGGCAGGAGCTCAATAGGTTTTTGCATAAGAAATGAAAATGGCGACATAGTCAAGTCTGTAGGGAGGGAGATTGAGGAGACAACAAACACAGTAGCTGAAGCGAAGGCCATGTTAGAAGCACTAAGGTTTTGCAGATTACAACAATACTCTCATGTATGGCTTCAAACTGACTCAATGTTATTAAAAAAGATAATGGATGGGATTTGgaaaccaccatggatcataTTTGAGAAGGTAGAGGAAATGATGCAACTAATGAGTGGGGGAAATTACACAGTTACACATATTCATAGAGAGGGCAACAAGCTGGCTGATCATTTTGGctaa